One segment of Streptomyces sp. NBC_00576 DNA contains the following:
- a CDS encoding VOC family protein has translation MTTSDQFASVRYLVDDVQAAVDFYTTHLGFTLRFSAAPAFADVVRGPLRLLLSGPASSGARATPSGMDAGRNRIHLIVDDLDTEIERLRDAGLAFASDVVSGPGGRQILLTDPAGNLIEVFEPAR, from the coding sequence ATGACTACGTCAGACCAGTTCGCCAGCGTCCGGTACCTCGTCGACGATGTCCAGGCGGCCGTCGACTTCTACACCACCCACCTGGGTTTCACCCTCCGGTTCAGCGCCGCCCCGGCCTTCGCCGACGTCGTGCGCGGGCCGCTGCGGCTACTGCTGTCCGGCCCGGCCAGTTCCGGTGCCCGCGCCACCCCCAGCGGCATGGATGCCGGACGCAACCGCATCCACCTGATCGTGGACGACCTCGACACCGAGATCGAACGGCTCCGCGACGCCGGACTGGCCTTCGCGAGCGATGTGGTCTCCGGTCCCGGCGGGCGTCAGATCCTGCTCACCGACCCCGCAGGCAACCTCATCGAAGTGTTCGAACCTGCCCGTTAG
- a CDS encoding ABC transporter permease, protein MSISHAPPGSPKPDISAESGPSGDTEHALPDLEPIVPSSTRRTRVPRWLRRTSGPLLLLALWQLLSSTGVLTADILASPERIAEVGSDLITDGSLGNAMGTSLQRVALGLLFGTVIGTGLALVSGLFRVGEDLVDAPVQMLRTVPFVGLIPLFIIWFGIGETPKVAIITLGVTFPLYLNVYAGIRGVDAQLIEAGESLGLSRWGLVRHVVLPGALPGAMTGLRYSLGIAWLALVFAEQINADAGIGFLMVQARDFLRTDVIVVCLIVYAFLGLLADFVVRSLERLLLQWRPTFTGR, encoded by the coding sequence ATGAGCATCAGCCATGCCCCACCCGGCTCCCCAAAGCCCGATATATCAGCTGAATCAGGTCCTTCCGGTGACACCGAGCACGCCCTCCCCGACCTCGAACCCATCGTCCCCAGCTCCACCCGCCGCACCCGCGTCCCCCGCTGGCTGCGCCGCACTTCGGGCCCGCTGCTGCTCCTGGCTCTCTGGCAACTCCTCAGCAGTACGGGCGTGTTGACTGCCGACATCCTCGCCTCACCCGAGCGGATCGCCGAGGTCGGCAGTGATCTGATCACCGACGGTTCACTGGGCAACGCGATGGGCACCTCGCTCCAGCGGGTCGCGCTCGGACTGCTTTTCGGTACCGTCATCGGCACCGGACTCGCCCTCGTCTCGGGCCTGTTCCGGGTCGGCGAGGACCTCGTCGACGCGCCTGTCCAGATGCTGCGGACCGTGCCCTTCGTCGGCCTGATCCCGCTCTTCATCATCTGGTTCGGCATCGGTGAGACCCCGAAGGTAGCGATCATCACCCTCGGTGTGACCTTCCCGCTCTACCTCAACGTCTACGCCGGAATCCGCGGCGTGGACGCCCAGTTGATCGAGGCCGGGGAGTCGCTGGGGCTGTCCCGGTGGGGGCTGGTCCGGCATGTCGTGCTGCCGGGCGCACTGCCCGGGGCGATGACCGGGCTGCGCTACTCGCTCGGCATCGCCTGGCTCGCGCTCGTCTTCGCCGAGCAGATCAACGCGGACGCCGGTATCGGCTTCCTCATGGTGCAGGCGCGGGACTTCCTGCGGACCGACGTGATCGTGGTCTGCCTCATCGTCTACGCGTTCCTCGGCCTGCTGGCCGACTTCGTCGTCCGCTCCCTCGAAAGGCTGCTGCTGCAATGGCGACCGACGTTCACCGGACGGTGA
- a CDS encoding arsenate reductase/protein-tyrosine-phosphatase family protein, translating to MASSGHAAPAFVYLAAHPLRWRLLTELATSDYRVRELVERVGQPQNLVSYHLRLLRGGGLVTARRSSFDGRDSYYHLDVGRCAHALTGAGTALHPALGFEATSSPPSVITPSARSAVLFACTGNSARSPIAEALLRHRTNGQVEVTSAGSHPKQRIHPDAVRALREHHGIDISSRRPQHLDTLVGRRFDYVISLCDKVREVCPDFGDHPRPVHWSIPDPATAGGDETAGYPAFVRTVAEIDTRIRYLLPLLARTPQEVKP from the coding sequence ATGGCGTCCTCGGGACACGCTGCTCCGGCGTTCGTGTATCTGGCCGCTCACCCGCTGCGGTGGCGGCTGCTGACCGAGCTGGCCACAAGCGACTACCGGGTCCGTGAGCTGGTGGAGCGGGTCGGTCAGCCGCAGAACCTGGTCTCCTACCATCTGCGGCTGCTGCGCGGCGGCGGGCTGGTCACCGCCCGGCGCAGCAGCTTCGACGGTCGTGACAGCTACTACCACCTCGACGTGGGGCGTTGCGCGCACGCGCTCACCGGTGCCGGTACGGCCCTGCATCCGGCGCTGGGATTCGAGGCCACCTCCTCACCGCCGTCAGTCATAACGCCGTCCGCGAGGTCCGCTGTGCTGTTCGCCTGCACCGGCAACAGCGCCCGGTCGCCGATCGCCGAGGCGCTGTTGCGGCACCGCACCAACGGGCAGGTCGAGGTGACCAGCGCCGGCAGCCACCCCAAACAGCGCATCCACCCCGACGCGGTGCGGGCCCTGCGTGAGCACCACGGCATCGACATCTCGAGTCGACGTCCGCAACACCTGGACACCCTGGTCGGCCGCCGCTTCGACTACGTGATCAGCCTGTGCGACAAGGTCCGCGAGGTCTGCCCCGACTTCGGCGACCATCCGCGGCCTGTGCACTGGAGCATCCCCGACCCCGCCACGGCCGGCGGCGATGAAACAGCCGGCTACCCCGCCTTCGTCCGCACGGTGGCAGAGATCGACACCCGCATCCGCTACCTGCTGCCGCTGCTCGCCCGCACGCCACAGGAGGTCAAGCCATGA
- a CDS encoding putative leader peptide, which yields MLRSAMLTTRGHIDLLRVASAACRRGC from the coding sequence ATGTTGCGTTCAGCCATGCTCACCACGCGCGGTCACATCGACCTGCTGCGGGTGGCCTCCGCCGCGTGTCGCCGCGGCTGCTGA
- a CDS encoding MFS transporter, whose translation MYLTDRSAPAQADSEQGRRRGPGHKIAPVVLVLGSVSLITDISSEMVTAVLPLYLVSTLGFTPLVFGTLDGVYNGVSALVQLTGGHLADRVRNHKLMAGLGYGLSALCKPLLLLVSSIGALGTVLALDRTGKGLRTAPRDAMISLSTPSEKQGRAFGVHRAMDTTGAMLGPLAAFFILRAAADGYDAVFGVSACVAVLGVLVLVLFVPGKRRGAQPDDAGTDDGKPPVRVREALALLRLPRLRALAGCAALLGLTTVSDAFVYLLLQRRAGIGDAWFPLLPLGSAAVFLLLAVPLGALADRVGRHTVFVAGHISLLTGYALLLWAPATPALPFLVLALHGMFYAATDGVLPAALADIVPEQLRASGLAIVGTSQALARFCCSLAFGAAWTVWGDGPALAASAIGLLCCAAVAAVVLRPTGRDPMTTTATEPQGSR comes from the coding sequence ATGTATCTCACCGACCGTTCCGCCCCCGCGCAGGCGGACAGCGAACAAGGCCGAAGACGCGGCCCGGGGCACAAGATCGCCCCCGTCGTGCTCGTGCTGGGCTCGGTCAGCCTGATAACCGACATCTCCTCGGAGATGGTCACCGCCGTTCTGCCGCTCTACCTCGTCTCCACACTCGGTTTCACCCCGCTGGTGTTCGGCACCCTCGACGGCGTCTACAACGGCGTCAGCGCACTGGTGCAGCTCACCGGCGGTCACCTCGCCGACCGGGTGCGCAACCACAAGCTGATGGCCGGGCTCGGGTACGGCCTGTCCGCGCTGTGCAAGCCGCTGCTCCTACTCGTGAGCAGCATCGGCGCACTCGGAACCGTTCTCGCCCTGGACCGGACCGGCAAGGGCCTGCGCACCGCCCCGCGCGACGCGATGATCTCCCTGTCCACACCCTCCGAGAAACAGGGCCGCGCCTTCGGCGTGCACCGGGCGATGGACACCACCGGCGCGATGCTCGGCCCGCTGGCCGCCTTCTTCATCCTGCGCGCGGCGGCCGACGGCTACGACGCCGTGTTCGGTGTCAGCGCGTGTGTCGCCGTACTCGGTGTGCTCGTGCTGGTGCTGTTCGTACCCGGCAAGCGGCGGGGCGCGCAGCCGGACGACGCGGGTACGGACGACGGCAAGCCGCCCGTGCGCGTACGCGAAGCGCTGGCGCTGCTGCGTCTGCCGCGCCTGCGGGCGCTCGCCGGCTGCGCCGCGCTGCTCGGCCTGACAACGGTCAGTGACGCCTTCGTCTATCTGCTCCTGCAACGGCGCGCGGGAATCGGCGACGCGTGGTTCCCGCTGCTGCCGCTGGGCAGCGCCGCGGTGTTCCTGCTGCTGGCCGTGCCCCTCGGCGCCCTGGCCGACCGGGTCGGGCGACACACCGTGTTCGTCGCCGGGCACATCAGTCTGCTCACCGGCTACGCCCTCCTGCTGTGGGCCCCGGCCACCCCGGCCCTGCCCTTCCTCGTGCTCGCCCTGCACGGCATGTTCTACGCGGCGACCGACGGCGTGCTTCCGGCGGCCCTCGCCGACATCGTGCCCGAGCAGTTGCGCGCCAGCGGCCTCGCCATCGTCGGGACCAGCCAGGCGCTGGCCCGGTTCTGCTGCTCGCTGGCCTTCGGCGCCGCCTGGACGGTGTGGGGCGACGGCCCGGCACTGGCCGCATCGGCGATCGGTCTGCTGTGCTGCGCGGCCGTCGCGGCCGTGGTGCTGCGGCCGACCGGCCGGGACCCGATGACCACCACAGCCACAGAGCCACAAGGATCCAGATGA
- a CDS encoding secondary thiamine-phosphate synthase enzyme YjbQ, whose protein sequence is MSDAFTTRVLNVASGSEETVVDLTRDCETFLREVAGGRDGLLNIFVPHATAGIAIIETGAGSDHDLLAALHTLLPSDDRWQHRHGTPGHGRDHVLPALVPPHATLPVLGGRLELGTWQSVCLVDTNISNANRHVRLSFLG, encoded by the coding sequence ATGTCCGATGCCTTCACCACCCGCGTCCTGAACGTCGCCTCCGGCAGCGAGGAGACGGTTGTCGACCTCACCCGTGACTGCGAGACCTTCCTGAGGGAGGTGGCGGGCGGCCGGGACGGTCTTCTCAACATCTTCGTCCCGCACGCCACCGCCGGAATCGCCATTATCGAAACGGGCGCCGGAAGCGACCACGACCTGCTGGCCGCGCTGCACACCCTGCTCCCCTCCGACGACCGCTGGCAGCACCGCCACGGCACCCCCGGTCACGGCCGCGATCACGTACTCCCGGCCCTCGTCCCGCCGCATGCCACGCTGCCGGTGCTGGGCGGGCGGCTCGAGTTGGGGACGTGGCAGTCGGTGTGCCTGGTGGACACCAATATCTCCAATGCCAACCGTCACGTGCGGTTGAGTTTCCTGGGATGA
- a CDS encoding sugar transferase: MAIEVTHEQRVVERKTPEARRRRWEQKYRFALLVADGFAAVAAAFLIHAMYGRWAVALVLPPTWIVAMLVHHSYDRTALGLGTEEYRRVLRGALALPALAAVAHYLFVHDEGLLHDMVMAAVPAVVIALPGRYALRRHLHRRWARGRDRSATLLVGPSRGIVELVAVLRRGGPQELHVAGVCLSDPKNRAEIHKLGLPVLGGIGDMDDVVRVMGISTVVVLPVPDSDGSALRRMSWTTAVQGVEFLLAPVLTDVSASRLAVRPTNGVPLVRIQAPNLTRLSRLPKELLDRSLAAVLLALLALPMLLIALIVRLDSSGPTLFRQQRVGRYGDHFTMFKFRTMRPDSEALRAELEHLNENSDGLLFKVKGDPRITRVGSVLRRTSLDELPQLINVISGHMSLVGPRPPLPEEVEEYTPEVKRRLLVKPGLTGLWQVSGRSDLPWDEAVRLDLGYVDNWSMGLDLEILARTGSAVVRGTGAY, from the coding sequence ATGGCCATTGAGGTCACGCATGAGCAACGGGTTGTGGAACGCAAGACTCCGGAAGCTCGCCGAAGACGCTGGGAACAGAAGTATCGATTCGCCCTGCTGGTCGCGGACGGCTTCGCGGCCGTTGCCGCAGCCTTCCTGATCCACGCCATGTACGGCCGCTGGGCAGTGGCTCTGGTGCTGCCTCCGACGTGGATCGTGGCCATGCTCGTTCATCACTCCTACGATCGCACCGCCCTGGGTCTGGGAACCGAGGAGTACCGACGGGTGCTCCGCGGCGCGCTCGCGCTGCCGGCGCTGGCCGCGGTTGCGCACTACTTGTTCGTGCATGACGAGGGACTACTCCATGACATGGTCATGGCCGCGGTGCCCGCCGTCGTGATCGCCCTGCCGGGCCGTTACGCGCTCCGCCGTCACCTCCACCGAAGATGGGCGCGGGGCCGGGATCGGAGTGCGACGCTCCTGGTCGGGCCCTCTCGCGGCATCGTGGAGCTGGTCGCAGTACTGCGCCGCGGCGGCCCACAGGAACTGCACGTCGCCGGCGTGTGCCTGAGCGATCCCAAGAACCGGGCGGAGATCCACAAGCTGGGGCTTCCCGTCCTCGGCGGCATCGGCGACATGGACGACGTGGTCCGGGTCATGGGCATCAGCACCGTGGTGGTACTGCCGGTTCCCGACTCCGACGGCTCCGCCCTGCGCCGGATGTCCTGGACGACGGCCGTACAGGGCGTCGAGTTCCTGCTGGCCCCCGTGCTGACCGACGTGTCCGCGTCGCGGCTGGCGGTACGCCCCACCAACGGGGTGCCGCTGGTGCGGATACAGGCACCGAATCTCACCCGGCTCTCCCGGCTGCCCAAGGAACTCCTCGACCGGTCGCTCGCGGCGGTGCTCCTGGCACTCCTCGCGCTGCCCATGCTGCTGATCGCCCTGATCGTCCGCTTGGACAGCTCCGGGCCGACGTTGTTCAGGCAGCAGCGTGTGGGCCGGTACGGCGACCACTTCACCATGTTCAAGTTCCGCACCATGCGGCCGGACTCGGAAGCTCTGCGGGCGGAACTGGAGCACCTCAACGAGAACAGCGACGGCCTGCTGTTCAAGGTGAAGGGCGACCCACGGATCACCCGGGTCGGCTCGGTGCTGCGCCGCACGTCGCTCGACGAACTACCGCAGCTGATCAACGTGATCAGCGGCCACATGTCGCTCGTCGGCCCCCGCCCGCCGCTGCCCGAGGAGGTCGAGGAGTACACGCCGGAGGTCAAGCGCCGACTGCTCGTGAAGCCCGGCCTCACCGGTCTGTGGCAGGTCAGCGGCCGCTCGGACCTGCCCTGGGACGAGGCGGTCCGGCTCGATCTCGGATACGTGGACAACTGGTCGATGGGCCTCGACCTGGAGATTCTGGCGCGCACCGGGTCCGCGGTGGTGCGTGGAACGGGGGCCTACTGA
- a CDS encoding TolB-like translocation protein, producing MTSLRRRLLILVTGVLLLAGLATGVVLHAADRADRANQPEPGGPAVSTGKLTLDQKSRLTFVNAAAGPHRTAVASVPSTDPGAGRTASDLKCARFYAAAGTGVCLQSVPGVLKQSNRALLLDENLRTLRTYPLAGTPSRARVSPDGRFVAWTVFVSGESYASAFFSTRTSILDTRTMRLTPSLETFSITLDGKPYRASDVNFWGVTFASDDDTFYATLNTANKTYLVRGSLAERKVTTLIENVECPSLSPDGTRVAFKKRVLSRTALWHVYVLDLSTLKETALAERHSVDDQATWLDNSTVAYALPANGEVGSSDLWTVPANGTGSPRLLIPGASSPAPL from the coding sequence ATGACATCGCTGCGCCGCCGCCTGCTGATACTCGTCACTGGGGTGCTGCTCCTCGCGGGACTGGCAACCGGCGTGGTCCTGCACGCCGCCGACCGCGCGGACCGGGCGAACCAGCCGGAGCCGGGCGGCCCCGCCGTCAGTACGGGCAAGTTGACGCTCGACCAGAAGAGCCGTCTGACGTTCGTCAACGCGGCCGCCGGCCCGCACCGCACCGCGGTCGCCTCGGTCCCGTCCACCGACCCCGGGGCAGGCCGGACCGCGTCCGACCTGAAGTGCGCCCGCTTCTACGCGGCGGCCGGCACAGGCGTCTGCCTCCAGTCCGTCCCCGGTGTCCTGAAACAGAGCAACCGTGCGCTGCTCCTGGACGAGAACCTCCGCACCCTGCGCACCTACCCGCTCGCGGGCACCCCCAGCCGGGCCCGGGTCTCGCCCGACGGCCGCTTCGTCGCCTGGACCGTGTTCGTCTCCGGCGAGTCCTATGCGTCCGCCTTCTTCTCCACCCGGACGTCGATCCTGGACACCCGCACCATGCGGCTGACGCCCAGCCTGGAGACGTTCTCCATCACCTTGGACGGCAAGCCCTACCGCGCCTCGGACGTCAACTTCTGGGGCGTCACCTTCGCTTCCGACGACGACACCTTCTACGCCACCCTCAACACCGCCAACAAGACCTACCTGGTCCGCGGTTCCCTCGCCGAACGCAAGGTCACCACCCTGATCGAGAACGTGGAGTGCCCCTCGCTCTCCCCCGACGGGACCCGCGTCGCCTTCAAGAAGCGGGTCCTGTCCCGCACCGCCCTCTGGCACGTGTACGTCCTCGACCTGAGCACCCTGAAGGAGACGGCGCTCGCCGAACGCCACAGCGTCGACGACCAGGCCACCTGGCTCGACAACAGCACCGTCGCCTACGCCCTCCCCGCCAACGGCGAGGTCGGCAGCAGCGACCTGTGGACCGTGCCCGCGAACGGCACGGGCAGCCCGCGCCTGCTGATCCCGGGGGCTTCTTCGCCGGCGCCGCTGTAG
- a CDS encoding ABC transporter ATP-binding protein, producing MATDVHRTVTSPAVRVDGLTRSFDGRTVIDNLQLDVRPGEFVALLGRSGCGKSTLLRILAGLDRDIAGTVLVPRRKAVAFQAPRLMPWKKVWRNVLLGLPGKPGREVAEQALTEVGLSHRSDAWPKTLSGGEAQRASLARALVREPDLLLLDEPFGALDALTRIKAQRLVGELWQRRGCAVLLVTHDVEEAVLLADRVLVMDEGVIAYETTVDLDRPRDITDPRFAELRARLLERLGVDTAAEAA from the coding sequence ATGGCGACCGACGTTCACCGGACGGTGACCTCACCGGCCGTACGGGTCGACGGGCTGACCCGTTCCTTCGACGGCCGTACCGTCATCGACAACCTTCAACTCGACGTCCGACCGGGCGAGTTCGTGGCCCTGCTCGGCCGCAGCGGCTGCGGAAAGTCCACGCTGCTGCGCATCCTCGCCGGCCTCGACCGCGACATCGCGGGCACCGTCCTCGTACCGCGACGCAAGGCCGTCGCCTTCCAGGCGCCGCGGCTGATGCCGTGGAAGAAGGTGTGGCGCAACGTCCTGCTCGGGCTTCCCGGCAAGCCCGGACGCGAGGTCGCCGAGCAGGCGCTCACCGAGGTCGGCCTCAGCCACCGTTCTGACGCCTGGCCCAAGACGCTGTCCGGCGGTGAGGCCCAACGCGCTTCGCTGGCCCGGGCGTTGGTGCGCGAGCCCGATCTCCTGCTGCTCGACGAGCCGTTCGGCGCGCTGGACGCGCTCACCCGTATCAAGGCGCAGCGGCTGGTCGGCGAACTCTGGCAACGGCGGGGCTGTGCCGTCCTGTTGGTGACGCACGACGTCGAGGAGGCGGTCCTGCTCGCCGACCGCGTCCTCGTGATGGACGAGGGCGTCATCGCGTACGAGACGACGGTCGACCTGGACCGCCCGCGCGACATCACCGACCCGCGATTCGCCGAACTGCGCGCCCGACTCCTGGAACGCCTGGGCGTCGACACCGCCGCCGAAGCCGCCTGA
- a CDS encoding glycosyltransferase: MTSIVIPAHNEGQVIGRLLDSLLAGPAEDETDIVVVCNGCTDDTAQIAAARGPRVRVVDIPTPSKHAALRAGDDHARGFPRVYVDADVVITGADVRALTEPLNDDTSDILATAPERRIPLADCAWRVRAYYRVWQQLPAVRAGLFGRGVIAVSKAGHARIAALPPLMADDLAASLAFTPEERLVVGEASVVVHPPRTWRDLMKRRVRAAVSTAQVEQHQPPEEASARTSTADLKALLRRDPKLFTSVVVFVAAAVAARRRARKAIRAQDFGTWLRDESSRQN, translated from the coding sequence GTGACGAGCATCGTGATTCCGGCCCACAATGAGGGGCAAGTCATCGGCCGACTCCTCGATTCGCTGCTGGCCGGTCCCGCCGAGGACGAGACCGACATCGTGGTCGTGTGCAACGGCTGCACGGACGACACCGCGCAGATCGCGGCCGCTCGCGGACCGCGCGTCCGGGTGGTCGACATACCCACCCCCTCGAAGCACGCCGCCCTGCGGGCGGGAGACGACCACGCACGCGGCTTCCCTCGCGTCTACGTGGACGCCGACGTCGTGATCACGGGCGCCGACGTACGGGCACTGACCGAACCCCTGAACGACGACACCTCGGACATCCTCGCCACCGCCCCCGAGCGGCGGATCCCGCTGGCCGACTGCGCCTGGCGGGTTCGCGCCTACTACCGGGTGTGGCAGCAACTCCCCGCCGTACGCGCGGGGCTGTTCGGCCGAGGCGTCATCGCGGTCTCCAAGGCCGGGCACGCCCGGATCGCCGCACTCCCGCCGCTGATGGCGGACGACCTGGCGGCGTCCCTGGCGTTCACCCCCGAGGAGCGGCTCGTGGTCGGCGAGGCCAGTGTCGTCGTCCACCCGCCGCGCACCTGGCGGGACTTGATGAAACGGCGCGTCCGGGCCGCGGTGTCCACCGCCCAGGTCGAACAGCATCAGCCACCGGAAGAGGCCTCGGCGCGCACGAGCACGGCGGATCTGAAAGCCCTGCTCCGCAGGGATCCGAAGCTCTTCACGAGTGTCGTAGTCTTCGTCGCGGCAGCGGTCGCCGCCCGGCGGAGGGCCAGGAAGGCCATCCGGGCACAGGACTTCGGCACCTGGCTACGGGACGAGAGCAGCCGGCAGAACTGA